The following are encoded in a window of Mustela nigripes isolate SB6536 chromosome 1, MUSNIG.SB6536, whole genome shotgun sequence genomic DNA:
- the LRAT gene encoding lecithin retinol acyltransferase, with protein MKNPMLEALSQLLEKLLLISNFKLFSSGTPAEDKARNNFYEISSFRRGDVLEVPRTHLTHYGIYLGDNRVAHMMPDILLALTSDKGLTQKVVSNKRLILGVIGRVASIRVDTVEDFAYGADILVNHLDKSLKKKALLNEEVAQRAEKLLGMTPYSLLWNNCEHFVTYCRFGTPISPQADKFCENVKIIIRDQRSVLASAVLGLASIFCLGLASYTTLPAIFIPFFLWMAG; from the exons ATGAAGAACCCGATGCTGGAGGCGCTGTCCCAATTGCTGGAGAAGCTGCTCCTCATCTCCAACTTTAAGCTCTTCAGTTCGGGCACCCCGGCCGAAGACAAGGCGAGGAATAATTTCTATGAGATCAGCTCTTTCCGCCGCGGCGACGTGCTGGAAGTGCCCCGGACCCACCTAACCCACTACGGCATCTACCTGGGCGACAACCGTGTTGCCCACATGATGCCCGACATCCTGTTGGCCCTGACCAGCGACAAGGGGCTCACGCAGAAGGTGGTCTCCAATAAGCGTCTCATTCTGGGCGTCATTGGCAGAGTAGCCAGCATCCGCGTGGACACAGTGGAGGACTTCGCCTACGGAGCCGACATCCTGGTCAATCACCTGGACAAGTCCCTCAAGAAGAAGGCGCTGCTCAACGAAGAGGTGGCGCAAAGGGCCGAGAAGCTGCTGGGCATGACTCCCTACAGCCTACTTTGGAACAACTGTGAGCACTTCGTAACCTACTGCAGATTCGGCACCCCGATCAGCCCCCAGGCAGACAAG ttctgtgagaatGTGAAGATAATTATCCGTGATCAGAGAAGTGTTCTCGCTTCGGCAGTCTTGGGATTGGCATCTATATTCTGTCTGGGCTTGGCGTCGTATACTACCCTTCCTGCAATTTTTATCCCATTCTTCTTATGGATGGCTGGCTAA